One genomic region from Neoarius graeffei isolate fNeoGra1 chromosome 4, fNeoGra1.pri, whole genome shotgun sequence encodes:
- the zgc:112416 gene encoding uncharacterized protein C21orf58 has product MLDDLARPQTWAGTCRQHYYESPASPTPPVYIYQSPPPAPPPALPPAPQPPRIIQHPVPHPPATIIQQLPQQQPLIAQIPPVQPVPHRSGSIKEDMVELMLMQNAQMHQIIMHNMMLKALPPSIAGMSGSPPAGQENYYMKGKGGAAHHHHHYRPLPLPPIGSFSAWSSMMSAQGGGAYQPSIQHLTSPVTLPPLNTVTVDGLKTRFPLGF; this is encoded by the exons ATGTTGGATGACTTAGCAAGGCCACAGACATGGGCTGGAACTTGCAGACAGCACTATTATGAATCTCCTGCCTCGCCCACACCTCCGGTTTATATCTATCAGTCTCCGCCTCCTGCTCCTCCTCCAGCTCTGCCTCCAGCACCACAGCCTCCTCGAATCATCCAACACCCT GTTCCACATCCACCAGCCACCATCATTCAGCAGCTCCCACAGCAGCAGCCACTTATAGCACAGATTCCACCAGTCCAACCTGTACCCCACAGATCCGGCAGCATTAAAGAGG ACATGGTGGAGCTGATGCTCATGCAGAATGCTCAGATGCACCAGATCATCATGCACAACATGATGCTCAAAGCACTTCCTCCGTCGATCGCTGGCATGAGCGGGAGTCCTCCTGCAGGCCAG GAGAACTACTACATGAAAGGCAAAGGAGGTGCcgcccaccatcatcatcactacaGGCCTTTGCCGCTCCCTCCTATTGGCTCCTTCTCAGCTTGGTCGTCTATGATGTCTGCACAAGGGGGAGGAGCTTATCAGCCATCCATTCAGCACTTAACCAGCCCGGTAACTCTGCCTCCACTTAACac TGTCACTGTTGATGGACTAAAGACGAGATTTCCTCTTGGATTCTAA